A window of the Teredinibacter franksiae genome harbors these coding sequences:
- the rng gene encoding ribonuclease G produces MSEEILVNFGPTETRAALVENGVLQEVFVERARTKGFVGNIYQGKVVRVLPGMQAAFIDIGQARAGFIHVSDIAPLNEDGVEERGNAEADIREHLRDGQDLLVQVIKDPISTKGARLATQLSVSARYLVYMPNSNHIGVSNRIEDAEERERLKAIVEKLAAEYADTYKGGGFIVRTVAEGATEEDLRADIPFVFKLWHDLADRIKSAKAPSIVYEDLPLYLRTIRDLMRSNIERVRIDSRESFSKMESFAKHYAPEIGGRIEHYPGERPLFDLYGVEDELQRALDNKVVLKSGGYLIIEQTEAMSTVDVNTGAFVGHRNLEETIFKTNLEAASSIARQLRLRNLGGIIIIDFIDMKDAEHQRQVLRTLEKYLEKDRAKTSITGVSELGLVEMTRKRTRESLGRVLCEPCPVCSGRGSLKSAETICYEIFREILRESRTYDNERFLVLVSQAVIDRLLDEESDSVADLEAFIGRPIKFQVESLYNQEQYDIILG; encoded by the coding sequence GTGAGTGAGGAAATACTGGTTAATTTTGGTCCAACAGAAACCCGCGCCGCTCTGGTAGAAAACGGTGTGTTGCAGGAGGTTTTTGTAGAGCGTGCGCGAACCAAAGGCTTTGTGGGTAATATTTATCAGGGCAAGGTCGTGCGAGTGCTGCCGGGTATGCAGGCGGCGTTTATCGATATTGGTCAGGCTCGTGCCGGTTTTATCCATGTTTCGGATATTGCGCCACTGAACGAAGACGGGGTAGAAGAGCGCGGCAATGCTGAGGCCGATATTCGCGAGCACCTGCGCGATGGGCAGGACTTGCTCGTGCAAGTTATAAAAGACCCCATTAGCACCAAGGGGGCAAGGCTGGCAACCCAACTGTCGGTTTCGGCGCGGTATTTGGTGTATATGCCCAATAGTAATCATATTGGTGTGTCCAACCGAATTGAGGATGCCGAAGAACGCGAGCGGCTAAAGGCTATCGTAGAAAAGCTGGCGGCCGAATATGCCGATACCTATAAAGGTGGTGGTTTTATTGTACGCACCGTGGCCGAAGGGGCAACGGAAGAGGACTTGCGCGCCGACATCCCGTTTGTGTTTAAGCTATGGCACGACCTAGCGGACCGTATTAAGTCGGCCAAGGCCCCCTCTATTGTTTACGAAGACTTACCGCTTTACTTGCGTACCATTCGCGATTTAATGCGTTCCAATATTGAGCGTGTGCGTATCGACTCACGCGAAAGCTTTTCCAAAATGGAATCCTTTGCCAAACACTATGCGCCGGAGATTGGCGGGCGTATTGAGCACTACCCCGGAGAACGCCCGCTATTCGACCTATACGGTGTAGAAGATGAATTACAGCGCGCGCTCGATAATAAAGTGGTACTCAAATCGGGTGGATACTTGATCATCGAGCAAACCGAGGCCATGAGCACCGTCGACGTGAATACCGGTGCTTTTGTGGGCCACCGTAATTTAGAAGAAACAATATTCAAAACCAATCTTGAAGCGGCGTCGTCGATTGCCCGTCAGCTGCGACTGCGCAATTTGGGCGGTATTATCATCATCGATTTTATCGACATGAAAGATGCCGAGCATCAGCGCCAGGTGTTGCGCACGCTGGAAAAGTACCTGGAAAAAGACCGCGCTAAAACCAGCATTACGGGTGTTTCCGAACTTGGATTGGTGGAAATGACGCGCAAACGAACGCGGGAATCTTTGGGGCGGGTATTGTGTGAGCCCTGTCCGGTTTGCAGCGGCCGAGGTTCACTAAAGTCGGCGGAAACCATTTGCTATGAAATATTCCGCGAAATTCTGCGTGAGTCCAGAACCTACGACAACGAACGTTTTTTAGTGTTGGTTTCCCAGGCGGTAATCGACCGATTATTGGATGAAGAGTCAGACAGCGTCGCAGATTTAGAAGCCTTCATTGGTAGGCCCATTAAGTTTCAGGTGGAATCGCTCTACAATCAGGAACAATACGATATCATTTTAGGATAG
- a CDS encoding YhdP family phospholipid transporter — MRLISQRTIRRLARRVWGTLFTLIIAIAVLVQLGREAFPLLDDYRNDISEILGKRLGVDIQVGGLVADWSGLKPKIILTDVYVATLQKEPIFNMATVTAELGLIDSLLDFELRWHHLAFERFQTTFKQAESGQWKIKNLAMKKTGESKFTIDDPLDIFLFGRRIQLNDVTFNLEYRTGHASVVNIPSITLENDRDFHRAVAAVGVVNEAGELDRHFQMVVEATGDPRDPDNFDSVGYLALKQFPMETVVAAFAGSHWEMQDDQVWGEGHRLDLELWFRGTTYSGMTLRGQLRSDGLPLDVPENVILPEGMAADISGRWHPNHGWNFVLQQMVVNWPEFQSPPLDVELRGGLKRPLAIAVEELDLKPWHDLTKKIGIMGEKPAGIINALAPEGRLHNIDIRLTGKDAGYFDLKAQLDRVNVHSFRGSPVVKKLNGFVSANALGGFVDIHNHEGFSIAFPKVYAQPLEFETASGRVGWQIDTKTKTAYVNSNRLQFANGDEVANGYMHLRLPTVRDGREPHMTLAIGVEKAPLSVHRKFVPQTIPKNLHKWLGESIGEGTATNMAFTFHGSIKKNPKIKPSIQFSADIHDANLAFDKNWPELKHVNGRLELANNRLDAQVKQATLLGNQVSDAQVRLIENPNDDGMALSIRGDLKSNAAVAMELLQNSPVRSVFGSTFDSWSFGGNVSAAIALQIPLKPGAEGTRQSVQVDFNQARVNMADINLAIDKVSGRLQFDSDKGLSAPKLKGSVWGKALSARIESPLVQNIEGTKSEGKRNTVIHFTGPVNVADVRKWTHRPELGFVEGVTAVQGSITIPARNTVDHFLEVDLSSQLKGVSFQMPEPMVKTTAEEKPFNVNLRLHEGFQHYRFSYDESVVLRLQTGDAIESAAQLNIDAEPLPLQHGFFDVIGQVETFDIEEWDGVREQYFKYLRAGQTEEQIGQEETDLPIRLNLDIGQTNFGDVVVDDVRVSGIGTENEWALYIDSEIAAGNLLVTGEENKIELAVELDYFRIGEEASGEGEGEGEEQEAWALKEMDLSRFTFPIQFSVKELTLAGKPYGRWAFDLKPLEDGIALTNLKANVRGMGIGEAVQPPAPKEVTASKTRTNTKKTSTAGRNRKIDKRLAFTKSVVEQPHAEFIWRQTERGNFSSFNGTLMAVGTGSLLEAWGFEKILDSEQTAVSARMSWPGAPDEINMQAVSGKVVFDIEDGSFIRGAKEADNGLLRLIALFNFDTIARRLQLDFSDMAKSGFGFESVHGEFLFENGWVYIHEPLVVDSTSSKLQMAGTLDLVEEKVDAELVATLPVAGDITVAAALIAGLPAAIGVFMISHMFEEQLDRASSINYRVTGNWDDPKIKFRKIFDDSAAKSKAKEVESLRKESAKTETVDPYHEPPEPTPIPD, encoded by the coding sequence ATGAGATTAATCAGCCAACGAACGATACGGCGACTCGCCCGACGGGTGTGGGGGACTTTGTTCACCCTAATTATCGCTATTGCTGTTCTGGTGCAGTTGGGGCGGGAGGCATTTCCGCTACTCGATGATTATCGCAATGATATCAGCGAGATATTAGGTAAGCGCCTGGGTGTTGATATTCAAGTAGGTGGGCTGGTGGCAGACTGGTCTGGCCTTAAGCCAAAAATCATCCTTACCGATGTTTACGTTGCCACCTTGCAGAAAGAACCCATCTTCAACATGGCGACGGTGACAGCGGAGCTGGGGCTTATCGATAGCCTACTGGATTTTGAATTACGCTGGCATCATTTGGCGTTTGAACGTTTCCAGACAACCTTCAAGCAAGCGGAAAGTGGCCAGTGGAAAATTAAAAACCTGGCCATGAAAAAAACTGGTGAGTCCAAGTTCACTATTGATGACCCGCTCGACATCTTCCTTTTTGGCCGCCGTATTCAGCTCAACGATGTAACCTTCAATCTTGAGTACCGTACGGGGCATGCGTCTGTCGTAAACATCCCCAGTATTACCCTCGAAAACGACCGAGACTTCCACCGAGCTGTTGCGGCGGTGGGTGTTGTTAATGAAGCCGGTGAGCTAGATCGGCACTTCCAGATGGTAGTGGAAGCCACCGGCGACCCGCGAGACCCCGATAATTTTGATTCTGTTGGCTACCTAGCACTTAAGCAATTTCCCATGGAAACGGTGGTCGCGGCATTTGCCGGCAGCCACTGGGAAATGCAGGACGACCAGGTTTGGGGAGAGGGTCATCGGCTCGACCTAGAGCTTTGGTTTCGTGGCACCACCTACAGCGGAATGACCCTGCGTGGCCAGCTGCGTTCCGATGGCTTGCCACTGGATGTACCAGAAAATGTGATTTTGCCTGAAGGCATGGCCGCCGATATCTCCGGGCGTTGGCACCCAAACCATGGTTGGAATTTTGTATTACAGCAAATGGTGGTTAATTGGCCCGAGTTTCAATCACCGCCGCTCGATGTGGAATTGCGTGGTGGGCTTAAGCGACCGCTGGCCATAGCCGTAGAGGAGCTAGACCTAAAACCCTGGCATGACCTCACAAAAAAAATAGGCATTATGGGTGAAAAGCCTGCAGGTATTATAAACGCCCTAGCGCCAGAGGGGCGGTTACATAATATTGATATTCGCCTAACGGGAAAAGACGCCGGATACTTTGACCTAAAGGCGCAGTTAGACCGCGTGAACGTGCACAGTTTTCGTGGTTCCCCGGTTGTAAAAAAGCTGAATGGATTTGTTTCAGCCAACGCATTAGGTGGTTTCGTTGATATTCACAATCATGAGGGTTTCAGTATTGCTTTCCCGAAGGTGTATGCACAGCCACTTGAATTTGAAACCGCTAGCGGCCGCGTTGGCTGGCAAATCGATACTAAAACTAAAACCGCCTATGTGAACTCTAATCGATTACAGTTTGCAAACGGTGACGAAGTGGCGAATGGTTATATGCACCTTCGCTTACCCACTGTGCGCGATGGCCGTGAGCCACACATGACTTTAGCCATTGGCGTTGAAAAAGCGCCTTTAAGTGTGCACCGAAAATTTGTGCCTCAGACTATTCCTAAAAATCTTCACAAGTGGTTGGGGGAAAGTATTGGCGAAGGCACGGCAACAAACATGGCCTTTACATTTCACGGGTCGATCAAAAAAAACCCTAAAATCAAACCCTCCATTCAATTTTCGGCGGATATTCACGACGCCAACTTGGCCTTTGACAAAAACTGGCCCGAGCTAAAACATGTAAATGGACGCCTAGAGCTCGCTAACAATCGCTTAGATGCACAAGTGAAACAGGCCACTTTATTGGGCAACCAGGTATCCGATGCCCAGGTGCGCCTAATAGAAAACCCCAATGACGATGGCATGGCGCTGTCGATTCGTGGCGATTTAAAAAGTAACGCCGCCGTTGCAATGGAGCTATTGCAAAACAGCCCGGTACGCAGTGTGTTCGGTTCAACATTCGATTCGTGGAGTTTTGGCGGTAATGTGTCTGCGGCCATCGCGTTGCAAATTCCATTAAAACCCGGCGCCGAAGGTACCCGTCAGAGTGTGCAGGTCGACTTCAATCAGGCGCGAGTAAATATGGCCGATATCAACTTGGCCATAGATAAAGTGTCGGGTCGCCTGCAGTTCGATTCAGACAAGGGGCTAAGTGCGCCTAAACTGAAAGGTTCTGTTTGGGGTAAAGCCTTGTCGGCCCGCATCGAAAGCCCATTAGTACAGAATATAGAAGGCACTAAAAGCGAAGGCAAGCGCAACACCGTTATCCATTTTACAGGCCCGGTGAACGTCGCGGATGTACGCAAATGGACGCATCGCCCAGAGTTGGGCTTTGTTGAGGGTGTTACCGCTGTGCAGGGCAGTATCACCATACCCGCGCGCAATACCGTCGACCACTTCCTAGAGGTAGACCTTTCCTCCCAGTTAAAGGGCGTTAGCTTTCAAATGCCAGAACCCATGGTAAAAACGACCGCAGAGGAAAAGCCCTTTAACGTAAATTTACGCCTGCACGAAGGTTTTCAGCACTACCGATTTTCCTACGACGAATCGGTGGTATTGCGTCTACAAACTGGGGACGCCATTGAAAGTGCCGCCCAGTTGAATATTGATGCGGAGCCATTGCCCTTGCAGCACGGTTTTTTCGATGTTATAGGCCAAGTAGAGACGTTTGATATCGAAGAGTGGGACGGCGTGCGTGAGCAATATTTTAAATATTTACGTGCGGGCCAAACCGAAGAGCAGATTGGGCAAGAGGAAACAGACCTGCCCATACGCCTAAATTTGGATATAGGGCAAACCAACTTTGGTGATGTGGTAGTGGACGATGTGCGAGTGTCTGGTATTGGCACTGAAAACGAGTGGGCGCTGTATATCGACAGTGAGATCGCTGCGGGCAACCTATTAGTGACCGGTGAAGAAAACAAAATAGAATTGGCCGTAGAGCTGGATTACTTTCGTATTGGCGAGGAAGCGTCTGGCGAAGGCGAAGGCGAAGGCGAAGAGCAGGAAGCGTGGGCGTTAAAAGAAATGGATTTAAGTCGCTTTACTTTCCCCATACAGTTTTCAGTAAAAGAACTGACGCTTGCAGGCAAACCCTATGGGCGTTGGGCGTTCGACCTAAAACCGCTTGAAGATGGTATTGCACTAACAAACTTAAAAGCTAACGTGCGCGGTATGGGCATAGGTGAAGCGGTGCAGCCGCCTGCACCTAAGGAGGTCACGGCGAGTAAGACAAGAACAAATACAAAGAAAACGTCGACAGCCGGGCGGAATAGAAAAATAGATAAACGCTTGGCGTTTACAAAAAGCGTGGTAGAGCAACCCCACGCCGAGTTTATATGGCGACAAACAGAACGAGGAAATTTTAGTTCGTTTAACGGCACGCTAATGGCTGTGGGAACAGGGAGCCTGCTCGAAGCCTGGGGCTTTGAGAAAATTCTAGACAGTGAACAGACAGCGGTATCCGCACGGATGAGCTGGCCTGGTGCGCCAGATGAAATAAACATGCAAGCCGTTAGCGGTAAAGTGGTGTTCGACATTGAAGACGGCAGTTTTATTCGCGGCGCAAAAGAGGCCGACAACGGCCTGCTGCGTTTAATTGCCTTATTTAATTTCGATACCATTGCTAGGCGGCTGCAGTTGGATTTTAGTGACATGGCAAAATCCGGTTTTGGCTTTGAATCGGTTCACGGTGAATTTCTATTTGAGAATGGTTGGGTTTATATTCATGAGCCCCTCGTGGTGGATTCCACCTCATCAAAATTACAGATGGCAGGCACGCTGGATTTGGTCGAAGAAAAAGTGGATGCAGAGCTAGTGGCTACCCTGCCGGTTGCCGGTGATATTACCGTGGCCGCTGCGTTGATTGCCGGGTTGCCTGCAGCCATTGGGGTTTTTATGATTAGCCACATGTTTGAAGAGCAATTAGATAGAGCTTCCAGCATTAACTACCGTGTTACTGGAAACTGGGACGACCCAAAAATAAAATTTCGCAAAATATTTGACGATAGCGCGGCAAAATCCAAAGCCAAAGAAGTTGAGTCTTTACGTAAAGAATCAGCCAAAACAGAAACCGTAGACCCCTACCATGAGCCACCAGAACCCACCCCCATTCCCGACTAG
- a CDS encoding carbon-nitrogen hydrolase family protein: MLNAESFIVAAIQIVSNVPSCIEETESAIIDNMQTVERLVAEAAKSGAELVVLPENVLTFGSRKPFTLEAQQQWLAAFSVLAQHKGIWLVAGSLPLSNFQWQIGDNCKDLEWSQAAGLPYATTVVFDKKGKLRGVYQKNNLFDANIADATGQYRESDIFQRGRHPAVVETPWGKMGIAICFDLRFPQYFQQLRALGTDFIVLPSAFTYTTGKAHWEILLRARAIENQTAMVGVNQGGDHDSKRKTWGDSMIVDAWGSVLARVGNALTADDSQLGESIVLAELKLAGQRAIRESMPLVAPLP; this comes from the coding sequence GTGTTAAATGCTGAGTCCTTCATCGTTGCCGCTATTCAAATAGTGAGTAATGTTCCCTCGTGTATAGAGGAAACCGAATCAGCCATTATAGACAATATGCAAACCGTAGAGCGCCTGGTTGCCGAGGCTGCAAAAAGCGGTGCCGAGCTGGTGGTGCTGCCAGAAAATGTACTCACTTTTGGTAGCCGTAAGCCCTTCACCCTAGAAGCCCAACAACAGTGGTTGGCCGCGTTTAGCGTATTGGCGCAACATAAAGGAATTTGGCTAGTAGCCGGTAGCCTGCCGCTTTCCAATTTTCAGTGGCAGATTGGAGATAACTGTAAAGACCTGGAATGGTCTCAAGCCGCAGGTCTTCCATACGCTACAACCGTAGTATTCGACAAAAAAGGTAAGCTACGTGGTGTGTACCAAAAAAATAATTTGTTTGATGCCAATATTGCCGACGCAACGGGGCAGTATCGAGAATCAGATATTTTTCAAAGGGGCAGGCACCCGGCCGTTGTAGAAACTCCCTGGGGAAAAATGGGCATCGCCATCTGTTTCGACCTGCGCTTCCCTCAGTATTTTCAGCAATTACGTGCGCTAGGCACGGATTTTATAGTACTGCCTTCGGCGTTTACCTACACAACCGGCAAGGCACACTGGGAGATTTTACTACGCGCACGAGCGATAGAGAATCAAACGGCGATGGTGGGCGTAAACCAGGGGGGTGACCACGATAGCAAACGTAAAACCTGGGGTGACTCCATGATTGTGGATGCCTGGGGCAGTGTGTTGGCGCGTGTAGGTAACGCACTCACCGCCGACGATTCGCAATTGGGAGAGAGTATAGTACTGGCAGAGTTGAAGTTGGCTGGGCAGCGCGCGATTCGGGAGAGTATGCCGTTGGTGGCACCTCTGCCGTAA
- a CDS encoding S1 family peptidase — translation MSLALGLIKECAEIGVKVFRKILFVVCLSVSAFFADASELKEEALKSVFKPSFASTEGEQKAGTAFVVKYKEHFYAVTAHHLFSEAGGFSREYNWKELQSLVSEVSLQSLSDEETKYSTDKAIKIKGAKSVSNWTGKNDIAIFMLNQKPANYLALAESPPKVGETVWLYGLVYNRSPELLLHKAVVVEYDKNWISYQFADSGLTLNGTSGAAILNSRGQVVGINLSGGKQEGKLYGYGNPLVSIQSIFKKYVQLKP, via the coding sequence ATGAGCTTAGCGTTAGGGCTCATTAAAGAATGCGCTGAAATTGGAGTAAAAGTGTTTAGAAAAATATTATTTGTTGTTTGCTTATCGGTCTCGGCCTTTTTTGCAGATGCCTCAGAGCTTAAAGAAGAAGCTCTAAAGTCTGTGTTCAAACCATCTTTTGCATCAACTGAAGGTGAGCAAAAAGCCGGTACTGCATTTGTTGTCAAATATAAGGAACACTTTTATGCGGTAACAGCGCATCACCTATTTAGTGAAGCTGGAGGGTTTAGTCGAGAATATAATTGGAAAGAATTGCAGAGTTTAGTTAGCGAGGTTTCACTTCAAAGCTTAAGTGATGAGGAAACCAAGTATTCAACTGATAAGGCTATTAAGATCAAGGGAGCTAAGTCTGTATCAAATTGGACGGGCAAAAATGACATAGCTATTTTTATGCTTAATCAGAAGCCTGCTAACTATCTGGCACTGGCCGAATCACCTCCAAAAGTCGGAGAAACTGTCTGGCTGTATGGATTAGTTTATAATCGATCACCTGAATTACTTCTACATAAAGCGGTAGTTGTAGAATACGACAAAAATTGGATCTCGTATCAGTTTGCGGATTCCGGGTTAACTTTGAACGGTACTAGCGGTGCGGCTATTTTGAATTCTCGCGGCCAAGTAGTAGGTATAAATTTAAGTGGTGGAAAGCAAGAGGGTAAACTATACGGGTACGGTAACCCTCTAGTTTCAATACAAAGCATATTTAAAAAGTATGTTCAGTTGAAGCCCTAA
- a CDS encoding DUF4259 domain-containing protein yields the protein MYKLVSLIGLILFPFQAIAGAWGVGAFDNDTALDWVSELSDSDNPLVLFKSAIDAPSIGGYIDADICSNAIAASEIVAIVFNASSGEYSKVILKLAKSLKPQLSKEAVPRAEKAVAICSGESGSELKQLWNESKEWSAYVGGLQHRLKSALNK from the coding sequence ATGTATAAATTAGTATCCCTAATAGGTCTGATATTGTTTCCATTTCAAGCTATCGCTGGCGCATGGGGAGTCGGTGCATTTGATAACGATACTGCTCTAGATTGGGTGAGTGAATTATCCGACTCAGATAATCCGTTAGTGCTTTTTAAAAGTGCAATCGATGCCCCATCTATAGGTGGTTATATTGATGCTGACATTTGTTCCAATGCCATTGCTGCATCAGAAATTGTAGCAATTGTGTTCAATGCATCGAGTGGGGAATATAGCAAAGTAATATTGAAGCTTGCAAAATCGCTAAAACCGCAGTTGAGTAAAGAAGCAGTCCCGAGAGCAGAAAAAGCTGTGGCAATATGTAGTGGTGAGTCGGGATCAGAATTAAAACAATTGTGGAATGAGTCGAAGGAATGGAGTGCCTATGTTGGTGGGTTACAGCATCGCCTGAAATCCGCACTTAACAAGTAG
- a CDS encoding WapI family immunity protein: protein MIKLKNVEGNIDFSLEVIGYQFPDSKKDDWCLLKVKIAQGDDRCELVDPAVETTELVQLLRWFSSLADGRLPRYSCLTFTEPCLSFDFLAFNDGVVRIAINLSHELKPPFKIEQFRAKSEDWNVVVELRANDFANIRGGIKLALENYPVRGS from the coding sequence ATGATCAAGCTAAAAAATGTAGAAGGCAATATTGATTTTTCTTTGGAGGTAATTGGATACCAATTCCCAGATAGCAAGAAAGATGACTGGTGCTTACTAAAGGTAAAAATTGCTCAGGGTGACGATAGATGCGAGCTTGTCGATCCGGCTGTGGAAACTACAGAATTGGTGCAACTATTACGCTGGTTTTCGAGTCTGGCAGATGGGCGGTTGCCGCGCTACTCTTGCCTAACATTTACTGAGCCATGTCTTAGTTTCGATTTTTTGGCGTTTAATGATGGTGTAGTAAGAATAGCCATTAATCTAAGTCACGAGCTTAAGCCTCCATTTAAAATTGAGCAGTTTAGGGCTAAAAGTGAAGATTGGAATGTGGTGGTCGAACTACGCGCTAATGACTTTGCCAATATACGTGGAGGCATAAAATTGGCCCTAGAAAATTATCCGGTGCGTGGGAGCTAA